From Microcystis aeruginosa NIES-2549, a single genomic window includes:
- the metH gene encoding methionine synthase, with translation MNSPFLDYLNGPKHPVLVFDGAMGTSLQSQNLTAEDFGGAEYEGCNEYLVHTKPSAVAKVHEAFLAVGADVIETDTFGGTSIVLAEYDLADQAYYLNKTAAELAKACANKYSTPEKPRFVAGSMGPGTKLPTLGHIDFDTLKNAYVEQVEGLYDGGADLLLVETCQDVLQIKAALNAIEEVFQKKGQRLPLMVSVTMETMGTMLVGTEINAVVSILQPYKIDILGLNCATGPDLMKPHIKYLSENSPFIVSCIPNAGLPENVGGQAHYRLTPVELKMALMHFIEDLGVQIIGGCCGTRPDHIQALAELSQGLTPKSRHYHYEPSAASIYSTQPYIQDNSFLIVGEKLNASGSKKCRELLNVEDWDSLVSMAKAQVKEGAHILDVNVDYVGRDGVRDMHQLASRLVNNVTLPLMLDSTEWEKMEAGLKVAGGKCILNSTNYEDGESRFYQVLDLAKKYGAGVVIGTIDEEGMGRTAEKKFQIAKRAYYAAIEYGINPYEIFFDPLALPISTGIEEDRENGKATIEAMRRIRQELPECHILLGVSNISFGLNPAARQVLNSVFLHEAMQVGMDGAIVSANKILPLAKIEPEYQQVCRDLIYDNRRFDGDICVYDPLTKLTELFAGKTTKKDPSSNANLPVEERLKQHIIDGERLGLEEALKQALQDYPPLDIINIFLLDGMKVVGELFGSGQMQLPFVLQSAQTMKAAVAFLEPFMEKKEGDNNAKGTFIIATVKGDVHDIGKNLVDIILTNNGYRVINLGIKQPVENIIEAYKEHKADCIAMSGLLVKSTAFMKENLEVFNEKGITVPVILGGAALTPKFVHDDCQKTYKGQVIYGKDAFSDLHFMDKLMPAKAGGQWDDSKGFLAEFAEAEKTPVVAEELEVNPDTIFTDGTLDKELVIDTRRSEAVEVDIPRPTPPFWGTKILTAAEIPIEEVFWYLDLQALFVGQWQFRKPKSQSKQEYDQFLQEKVHPILTAWKEKIVKENLLNPTLIYGYFPCQSSGNSLLIYDPESIQAGEKPENLQPIAIFEFPRQKSGRRLCIADFFAPQESGIIDVFPMQAVTVGEIATEYAKSLFDANEYTEYLYYHGMAVQTAEAMAEWTHTRIRRELGFAEFDPDNIRDILQQRYQGSRYSFGYPACPNIQDQYKQLALLGCDRIGMYMDESEQLYPEQSTTAIITYHPTAKYFST, from the coding sequence ATGAATAGCCCCTTTCTTGACTACCTCAACGGTCCAAAGCATCCCGTCCTCGTCTTTGATGGGGCGATGGGAACTTCCCTACAAAGCCAAAATCTGACGGCCGAGGACTTTGGTGGGGCAGAATACGAAGGTTGTAACGAGTATCTTGTCCATACTAAACCTAGCGCCGTAGCGAAAGTCCACGAAGCCTTTTTAGCCGTGGGTGCGGATGTGATTGAAACCGACACCTTTGGGGGAACCTCGATAGTTTTAGCCGAGTACGATTTAGCCGACCAAGCCTATTATCTCAACAAAACCGCCGCCGAACTGGCCAAGGCTTGCGCTAATAAATACTCTACCCCCGAAAAACCCCGTTTTGTGGCGGGTTCCATGGGGCCGGGGACAAAACTGCCCACTTTGGGTCATATTGACTTTGATACCCTCAAAAATGCCTATGTGGAACAGGTAGAGGGCCTGTACGATGGCGGGGCAGATTTATTATTAGTAGAAACCTGTCAGGATGTCCTGCAAATTAAAGCGGCTTTAAATGCTATTGAAGAAGTATTTCAGAAAAAAGGTCAACGATTGCCCCTGATGGTTTCGGTGACGATGGAAACCATGGGAACGATGTTAGTAGGAACGGAAATTAACGCCGTTGTCTCTATTTTACAACCCTATAAAATCGATATTTTGGGACTTAACTGCGCCACTGGTCCAGATTTAATGAAACCCCATATTAAATATCTCTCGGAAAATTCCCCTTTTATTGTTTCTTGTATTCCTAACGCTGGTTTACCAGAAAATGTCGGCGGTCAAGCGCACTATCGCCTCACTCCCGTAGAATTAAAAATGGCTTTAATGCACTTTATCGAAGATTTGGGAGTACAAATTATCGGCGGTTGTTGTGGTACTCGTCCCGACCATATTCAAGCTTTAGCGGAACTAAGTCAGGGTTTAACTCCGAAATCTCGTCATTATCATTATGAACCCTCCGCCGCTTCTATTTATAGTACCCAACCCTATATTCAAGATAATTCTTTCCTGATTGTCGGGGAAAAATTAAACGCCAGTGGTTCTAAAAAATGTCGGGAACTGCTCAATGTTGAAGACTGGGATAGTTTAGTATCGATGGCGAAAGCTCAGGTAAAAGAAGGAGCGCATATTCTCGATGTCAACGTCGATTATGTGGGCCGGGATGGGGTGCGCGATATGCACCAATTAGCCTCTCGTTTAGTTAATAATGTCACCCTACCTTTAATGTTAGATTCCACCGAATGGGAAAAAATGGAAGCGGGGTTAAAAGTAGCGGGGGGTAAATGTATCCTCAACTCTACTAACTACGAAGACGGGGAATCGCGTTTTTATCAAGTCTTGGATTTAGCGAAAAAATACGGCGCGGGGGTAGTAATTGGAACCATTGATGAAGAAGGAATGGGCCGCACGGCCGAGAAAAAATTCCAGATAGCTAAACGGGCCTATTATGCAGCGATAGAATACGGAATTAATCCCTACGAAATCTTTTTTGATCCTCTAGCTTTACCGATTTCTACCGGTATCGAAGAAGACCGAGAAAATGGCAAGGCTACTATCGAAGCAATGCGTCGAATTCGCCAAGAACTGCCCGAATGTCATATTCTTTTAGGTGTGTCTAATATCTCTTTTGGGTTGAATCCGGCAGCGCGTCAGGTATTAAATTCTGTCTTCCTCCACGAAGCGATGCAGGTGGGTATGGATGGCGCAATCGTCAGCGCTAATAAGATTCTTCCTCTGGCAAAAATTGAACCAGAATATCAGCAAGTTTGTCGGGATTTAATCTATGATAATCGTCGTTTTGATGGCGATATATGTGTTTATGATCCCCTGACCAAATTAACCGAATTATTTGCGGGGAAAACTACTAAAAAAGACCCCTCTAGTAATGCTAATTTACCCGTGGAGGAACGCTTAAAACAGCATATTATTGATGGGGAAAGATTGGGACTGGAAGAGGCTTTAAAGCAAGCTTTACAGGACTATCCACCCCTAGATATTATTAATATTTTCCTCCTGGATGGGATGAAGGTAGTGGGTGAATTATTTGGTTCGGGGCAAATGCAGTTACCTTTTGTTCTCCAATCTGCCCAAACTATGAAAGCGGCCGTTGCCTTTTTAGAACCCTTTATGGAGAAAAAAGAGGGGGATAATAATGCCAAAGGGACTTTTATTATCGCAACGGTTAAAGGGGATGTTCACGATATTGGTAAAAATCTAGTTGATATTATCTTGACCAATAACGGCTATAGGGTGATTAACTTGGGCATTAAACAACCGGTGGAAAATATCATCGAAGCCTACAAAGAACATAAAGCCGATTGTATCGCCATGAGCGGTTTATTGGTGAAATCGACGGCTTTTATGAAGGAAAATCTAGAGGTTTTTAATGAAAAAGGAATCACTGTTCCTGTGATCCTTGGCGGGGCAGCTTTAACTCCCAAATTTGTCCATGATGACTGCCAAAAAACCTACAAGGGACAGGTTATCTATGGAAAAGATGCCTTCTCTGACCTGCATTTTATGGATAAATTAATGCCCGCTAAAGCTGGGGGTCAATGGGATGATAGTAAAGGCTTTTTAGCGGAGTTTGCCGAGGCAGAAAAAACCCCGGTTGTCGCAGAAGAATTAGAGGTTAATCCCGATACTATTTTTACCGATGGAACCCTAGACAAAGAATTAGTTATTGATACCCGTCGCTCGGAAGCGGTGGAAGTTGATATTCCCCGACCAACACCGCCCTTCTGGGGTACTAAAATATTAACAGCAGCAGAAATTCCCATCGAGGAGGTTTTCTGGTATTTGGACCTACAAGCTTTATTTGTCGGTCAATGGCAATTCCGCAAACCCAAAAGTCAATCTAAGCAAGAATACGACCAGTTTTTACAGGAAAAAGTTCATCCAATTCTGACAGCATGGAAAGAGAAAATTGTCAAGGAAAATTTACTAAACCCCACATTAATTTATGGTTATTTTCCCTGTCAGTCGTCCGGTAATTCCCTGTTAATTTACGATCCCGAATCGATACAAGCAGGCGAAAAACCCGAAAATCTGCAACCGATCGCCATTTTTGAGTTTCCTCGCCAGAAATCCGGTCGTCGTCTTTGTATTGCTGACTTTTTCGCCCCGCAGGAATCCGGTATTATCGATGTTTTCCCGATGCAAGCGGTGACGGTGGGGGAAATCGCCACGGAATACGCTAAATCTCTCTTTGATGCCAACGAATATACGGAATACCTCTATTATCACGGCATGGCTGTCCAAACCGCCGAAGCCATGGCCGAATGGACCCACACCCGCATCCGTCGCGAGTTAGGTTTTGCAGAGTTCGATCCCGATAATATCCGCGATATACTACAACAGCGTTACCAGGGTTCTCGCTATAGTTTCGGCTATCCCGCTTGTCCTAATATTCAGGACCAATACAAGCAATTAGCTCTGTTAGGATGCGATCGCATTGGGATGTATATGGACGAAAGCGAACAATTGTACCCAGAACAATCCACCACCGCCATTATTACCTATCACCCCACCGCTAAATACTTTAGTACCTAA
- a CDS encoding type I restriction endonuclease, whose translation MVQILQAKEVTLRDLINHFQLEFVEDEHFFGEWQQDLKAISEQEKELLDKIKTGYFNLLNYPPFLETSVRMTVLDLLLFIGNFYLFPFQIKAEESVEIITEEQDLIIKGRLDTLILKEQLWVMIIESKRVIYSVEVGLPQLLAYLIVNPHPNRPNYGMLTNGSEFLFVKLLWDGKPLYGTSRLFAMRNPGDLYEVLKILKHLCQSSEGVE comes from the coding sequence ATGGTTCAAATTTTACAAGCAAAAGAAGTCACTCTCAGAGATTTAATTAATCATTTTCAACTAGAGTTTGTAGAAGATGAGCATTTTTTTGGGGAATGGCAGCAAGACCTAAAAGCAATCTCTGAACAGGAAAAAGAATTGTTAGATAAAATCAAAACAGGTTATTTTAACTTATTAAATTATCCTCCCTTTTTAGAAACTTCGGTGAGGATGACGGTTTTAGATTTATTATTATTTATTGGTAACTTTTATCTATTTCCCTTTCAGATTAAAGCGGAAGAGTCTGTTGAAATCATTACAGAAGAGCAAGATTTAATAATTAAAGGAAGGTTAGATACTTTAATTCTAAAAGAGCAATTATGGGTAATGATTATTGAATCAAAACGGGTTATTTATTCCGTTGAAGTAGGTTTACCGCAATTATTAGCTTATTTAATAGTCAATCCTCATCCAAACCGTCCTAATTATGGAATGTTGACCAATGGTTCCGAGTTTTTATTTGTTAAATTATTATGGGACGGTAAACCTTTATACGGAACCTCTCGTTTATTTGCCATGAGAAATCCGGGGGATTTATATGAAGTTCTCAAAATCCTGAAACATCTCTGTCAGTCTAGCGAGGGGGTGGAATGA
- a CDS encoding nuclear transport factor 2 family protein — MSAPVSCPQISIAGITEPIIYRYFQRLNAGEFAETARLFAEDGILIAPFEEGVRGRQAIANYLREEAPGLTAFPSQGSLETLDDQSTRITITGQVQTPLFKVNVRWQFQLTNSGEIAAVEVKLLASPRELINLRQFA, encoded by the coding sequence ATGTCTGCGCCAGTTTCCTGTCCCCAAATCTCGATCGCTGGTATCACGGAACCAATTATCTACCGCTATTTTCAAAGGCTAAACGCGGGCGAATTTGCCGAAACTGCCAGATTATTCGCCGAAGATGGCATTTTAATCGCACCTTTCGAGGAGGGAGTGCGCGGCCGACAGGCGATCGCTAATTATCTCCGTGAAGAAGCGCCAGGATTAACCGCTTTTCCCAGTCAGGGAAGCTTAGAAACCCTAGATGATCAATCCACCCGGATTACCATCACCGGCCAAGTACAAACCCCTTTGTTTAAAGTCAATGTGCGCTGGCAATTTCAACTAACTAATTCGGGAGAAATTGCCGCTGTGGAGGTAAAACTCTTGGCTTCTCCCCGAGAATTAATCAATTTGCGCCAATTTGCCTAG
- a CDS encoding D-alanine--D-alanine ligase family protein, translated as MDKIKVGLLFGGRSGEHEVSINSARSILQAFNYPENLDKYAVIPFYIDKNGCWHSAATARQILTSGQPLAIESDIKVNIWQFPPEVSEIEVWFPILHGPNGEDGTLQGLLTLMRVAFVGSGVLGSCLGMDKIAMKTAFAAAGLPQVKYKAITRSQVWSNACVFPQLCDQIAEEIGYPCFIKPANLGSSVGISKARNRQELEAALDSAASYDRRIIVEAGVTAREIECAVLGNDNPQASLVGEITFDSDFYDYETKYTDGRSSMVIPANIPDKIANQVREMAVEAFKAVDAAGLSRVDFFYVEKTGEVFLNEINTLPGFTNFSMYPQLWKATGLEFDKLVDKLVQLALERQEK; from the coding sequence ATGGATAAGATCAAGGTAGGATTGTTGTTTGGTGGTCGATCGGGAGAACACGAGGTATCTATCAATTCGGCTCGATCGATCCTGCAAGCTTTTAATTATCCCGAAAATCTTGACAAATACGCCGTTATCCCCTTCTATATCGATAAAAATGGCTGTTGGCATTCGGCAGCAACTGCTAGACAAATTTTAACCTCTGGGCAACCCCTAGCTATTGAGAGTGATATAAAAGTCAATATCTGGCAATTTCCCCCAGAAGTGAGCGAAATTGAGGTTTGGTTTCCAATTCTCCACGGACCGAATGGAGAAGATGGCACTTTACAAGGATTACTCACTCTCATGCGGGTTGCTTTTGTGGGTAGTGGGGTCCTGGGTTCATGCCTAGGCATGGATAAAATTGCCATGAAAACTGCTTTTGCAGCCGCTGGATTACCCCAAGTTAAGTATAAGGCTATAACCCGCTCGCAAGTGTGGTCAAATGCCTGTGTTTTTCCGCAATTGTGCGATCAAATCGCCGAGGAAATAGGTTATCCTTGTTTTATTAAACCGGCTAATTTAGGTTCTTCGGTGGGTATTAGTAAAGCTCGCAACCGGCAAGAATTAGAGGCTGCTTTAGATAGTGCTGCTAGTTATGATCGACGGATTATTGTTGAAGCAGGAGTAACCGCAAGGGAGATCGAATGTGCGGTTTTAGGTAATGATAATCCCCAAGCTTCTTTGGTGGGAGAAATTACTTTTGATAGTGATTTTTATGACTATGAAACTAAATATACTGACGGGCGATCGAGTATGGTGATTCCCGCTAATATTCCCGATAAAATTGCTAATCAAGTGCGAGAAATGGCTGTAGAAGCATTTAAAGCTGTGGATGCTGCGGGATTGTCGCGGGTGGATTTTTTCTATGTGGAAAAGACTGGGGAAGTGTTCCTCAATGAAATTAATACTCTGCCGGGGTTTACTAATTTTAGTATGTATCCCCAACTCTGGAAAGCCACCGGTTTAGAGTTTGATAAATTGGTCGATAAGTTGGTACAATTAGCCTTAGAAAGACAGGAAAAATAA
- a CDS encoding Uma2 family endonuclease: MTTLDILPEVTCPPTDLWSDEPPLESDLHLQQITILIGCLERLWQERSNYYASGNLTIYYNEEQLKKRDFCGPDFFVVLDTEKHPRKSWVVWGEGGKYPNVIVEILSDSTANIDRNKKKNLYQNTFRTPNYFWFDPESLELQGFRLIAGQYQAIAANENGYLWSEQLELYLGIFDRKLRYFTVDGQLVPTPQEAELEQRQAKEQIFLEKEQERKAKEQAILEKEQAILEKEKLAQKLRELGIDPETI; the protein is encoded by the coding sequence ATGACAACTCTCGACATTTTACCGGAAGTTACCTGTCCCCCCACCGATTTATGGAGTGATGAACCACCTTTGGAAAGTGATCTACATCTACAACAAATTACAATTCTGATCGGTTGTTTAGAAAGGTTATGGCAAGAAAGAAGTAATTACTATGCTTCGGGCAATCTTACCATCTACTATAACGAAGAACAACTAAAAAAACGTGATTTTTGTGGTCCTGATTTTTTTGTCGTCTTAGATACGGAAAAACATCCGCGTAAAAGTTGGGTAGTCTGGGGAGAAGGGGGTAAATATCCCAATGTGATCGTGGAGATTCTTTCCGATTCTACGGCCAATATTGACCGCAATAAAAAGAAAAATCTCTATCAAAATACCTTTCGGACTCCTAACTATTTCTGGTTTGATCCTGAAAGTTTAGAACTGCAAGGATTTAGATTAATTGCTGGACAATATCAGGCTATTGCTGCTAATGAAAACGGCTATTTATGGAGTGAACAATTAGAACTATATTTAGGCATATTTGACCGTAAATTGCGTTATTTTACCGTCGATGGTCAATTGGTTCCCACTCCCCAAGAAGCTGAATTAGAGCAAAGACAAGCAAAGGAACAGATTTTTTTAGAAAAGGAACAGGAACGAAAGGCAAAAGAACAGGCTATTTTAGAAAAAGAACAAGCTATCTTGGAGAAGGAAAAATTAGCCCAAAAATTACGAGAATTGGGCATTGATCCCGAAACTATCTAA
- a CDS encoding S-(hydroxymethyl)glutathione dehydrogenase/class III alcohol dehydrogenase, giving the protein MDVRAAVALEAGKPLTIETVQLAAPQAGEVLVEIKATGVCHTDAYTLSGSDPEGLFPSILGHEGAGIVVEVGKGVTSLKVGDHVIPLYIPECRQCEYCLSFKTNLCQAIRLTQGRGVMPDGTSRFSLDGQPLYHYMGTSTFSNYTVLPEISLAKIRPDAPFEKVCYIGCGVTTGIGAVINTAKVEPGAKVVVFGLGGIGLNVIQGARLVGADMIVGVDINPQKQALATKFGMTHFVNPQEIEGDLVAYLVDLTKGGADYSFECIGNVQIMRQALECCHKGWGVATIIGVAGAGQEISTRPFQLVTGRVWKGTAFGGARGRTDVPKIVDWYMEGKINIDDLITHVLPLARINEAFDLMRQGDSIRSVITF; this is encoded by the coding sequence ATGGATGTTCGAGCGGCAGTTGCCCTAGAAGCGGGAAAACCCCTAACTATTGAAACGGTACAATTAGCAGCACCGCAAGCAGGGGAAGTGTTAGTAGAAATCAAAGCCACGGGAGTTTGTCACACCGATGCCTATACTCTCTCCGGGTCCGATCCCGAAGGTTTATTTCCCTCAATTTTAGGCCATGAAGGGGCAGGAATCGTGGTAGAAGTGGGAAAGGGTGTGACTAGCCTGAAAGTAGGCGATCATGTGATTCCCCTATACATTCCCGAATGTCGTCAGTGCGAATACTGTCTCAGCTTTAAAACCAATCTCTGTCAAGCGATTCGTCTTACCCAAGGTCGGGGAGTAATGCCAGATGGAACCAGTCGTTTTTCCCTCGATGGTCAGCCTCTTTATCACTACATGGGAACCTCGACCTTTTCTAACTATACCGTGCTGCCGGAGATTTCCCTAGCTAAGATTCGCCCCGATGCTCCCTTTGAAAAAGTCTGTTATATCGGCTGCGGAGTCACTACAGGTATCGGTGCGGTGATTAATACCGCTAAAGTGGAACCGGGGGCAAAAGTGGTGGTTTTTGGTCTGGGAGGTATCGGTTTAAACGTTATTCAAGGGGCCCGCTTGGTGGGGGCCGATATGATTGTCGGGGTCGATATCAATCCCCAGAAACAAGCTTTAGCGACCAAATTCGGGATGACTCATTTTGTTAATCCCCAAGAAATCGAGGGGGATTTAGTGGCCTATCTGGTGGATTTAACTAAAGGTGGGGCCGATTATAGTTTTGAGTGTATCGGCAATGTCCAGATTATGCGTCAAGCTTTGGAATGTTGCCATAAAGGTTGGGGTGTTGCCACTATTATCGGTGTAGCCGGGGCCGGCCAAGAAATTAGTACCCGTCCTTTTCAATTAGTCACCGGACGGGTCTGGAAAGGTACGGCTTTTGGTGGGGCGAGAGGCCGTACAGATGTACCTAAAATAGTCGATTGGTACATGGAGGGCAAGATTAACATCGATGATTTAATCACCCATGTTTTGCCTCTGGCAAGAATTAACGAGGCCTTTGACCTGATGCGACAAGGAGATTCTATCCGCAGTGTGATTACATTTTGA
- a CDS encoding J domain-containing protein, whose translation MTTNPLNSLILEQISHICEQYSIESRILEDFADFVIKNHRKKSPKPSLTKSKTTATTTVKKVKPLTLTQLKQAVYAYFEVNNTTELKKSSMFQMATRAFDNINLSQRESWEVIYRKYIGILPEEDYEQGKDCINGINIFKYFRPYRVFDLDPNTASKEDIKNAYYRLSKIYHPDNQETGNSHIFDRLTVMYKSITTEIK comes from the coding sequence ATGACCACTAATCCTCTTAACTCGCTCATTTTAGAGCAGATTAGTCATATCTGTGAGCAATACTCGATCGAAAGTCGTATTCTCGAAGATTTTGCCGATTTTGTCATCAAAAACCACCGTAAAAAGTCTCCCAAACCATCGTTAACTAAATCAAAAACTACAGCGACCACTACAGTTAAAAAAGTTAAACCTTTAACTCTAACGCAACTTAAACAGGCAGTTTATGCCTATTTTGAGGTTAACAATACCACAGAACTAAAAAAATCGAGTATGTTTCAAATGGCTACTAGAGCCTTTGATAATATCAATTTATCTCAGCGAGAAAGTTGGGAGGTTATCTACAGGAAATATATCGGTATTCTTCCCGAAGAAGATTACGAACAGGGGAAAGATTGTATCAACGGTATCAATATTTTTAAATATTTTCGTCCCTATCGTGTTTTCGATCTTGATCCAAATACTGCCAGCAAGGAAGACATTAAAAATGCCTATTATCGTCTTTCTAAGATCTATCATCCCGATAACCAAGAAACAGGAAACTCTCACATCTTTGATCGTTTGACTGTGATGTATAAATCTATCACCACGGAGATAAAATAA
- a CDS encoding SpoIID/LytB domain-containing protein — protein MIKLDKKIKDGVIKVKFAASTYFSLLRHCAVPLLSIATFTPILLTYLAKEKPETPQPQANLETAASPAPIIPSPIAPLTAPSPKLSPSPQSSPLAPKKLAPSVQTSPNTSPNTAPAAAVKPVTRQPLLVPANYTPPVLEIRVAIKRDVASVLIGVNGPAVITDRQGRGLKTIATNEGLPVIPDAKGLKMGDLSLPEVIFVQPTSADGLVYVDDSWYRGKVLLVAQGDRLLVVNHVNLEAYLYSVVGSEMHSTAPMHALKAQAIAARSYALVHIIRPANAWFHLGNTQRWQVYKGIRSEYQSTHQAVNATAGQILSYKGGVVESLYAATDEIVAWAHGGRGMSQTGAYKLAEKGLDYQQILGNYYPGVGLARLVLQN, from the coding sequence ATGATAAAGTTAGATAAGAAAATTAAAGATGGTGTGATTAAAGTGAAATTTGCTGCTAGTACCTATTTTTCCCTGCTGCGCCATTGTGCCGTTCCTTTGTTGTCGATCGCTACTTTTACGCCAATTCTCCTAACTTATTTAGCCAAGGAAAAACCAGAAACCCCGCAACCGCAGGCAAATCTAGAGACTGCTGCCTCCCCTGCTCCTATTATCCCATCTCCGATCGCCCCCTTAACCGCGCCATCACCGAAACTATCCCCCTCTCCCCAATCTTCCCCCTTGGCACCGAAAAAATTAGCACCATCGGTTCAAACTTCCCCTAATACTTCCCCTAATACTGCCCCCGCTGCCGCGGTTAAACCGGTAACTAGACAACCCTTATTGGTTCCCGCTAATTATACGCCGCCGGTCCTAGAAATTCGCGTGGCGATCAAAAGGGATGTGGCCAGTGTTTTGATTGGAGTTAACGGACCTGCGGTGATCACCGATCGCCAAGGTCGTGGTTTAAAAACGATTGCCACTAACGAGGGTTTACCGGTCATTCCAGATGCCAAGGGCTTAAAAATGGGCGATTTATCGCTGCCAGAGGTGATTTTTGTGCAGCCCACCAGTGCCGATGGTTTAGTTTATGTGGATGATAGTTGGTATCGGGGCAAAGTGCTGCTGGTTGCTCAAGGCGATCGCTTGTTAGTGGTCAATCATGTTAATTTAGAGGCCTATCTCTATAGTGTAGTGGGTAGTGAAATGCACTCCACTGCGCCAATGCACGCTTTAAAGGCACAGGCGATCGCCGCCCGTTCCTATGCCCTAGTACATATAATCCGCCCCGCTAATGCTTGGTTTCATCTGGGCAATACCCAGCGCTGGCAGGTATATAAAGGCATTCGCTCGGAGTATCAATCGACTCACCAGGCGGTTAATGCCACTGCTGGGCAGATTCTCAGCTATAAAGGGGGTGTGGTCGAGTCTCTTTATGCTGCCACCGATGAAATTGTCGCTTGGGCCCACGGTGGTCGCGGTATGAGTCAAACTGGGGCTTATAAATTAGCGGAAAAAGGCCTAGATTATCAACAAATTCTCGGTAATTATTATCCCGGAGTTGGTTTAGCCCGTCTAGTTCTACAAAATTAG